The Denticeps clupeoides chromosome 16, fDenClu1.1, whole genome shotgun sequence DNA segment CATTTTGGTGGGTGCTGACAGTCTTACGAGTAGAGGACTTAGTAGGCAGCCCTGTGGAGATCCAGTGTTAATGTTGAGGAAAGCTGGGAACACACCCTGTTTGCGACTCTGCTTCTGTTCACGACCATAGAGAAAATTTCTAATCCAGCAGCAGgtggaaaatgtcattttgttcgGATGTATTGTGTTAAAAGCCGAGCTACAAGCAGCCAAGCACAGCACCCCTGCTGTTCCAGGTGGGAGATGGTAGTGTGGAGTGCTTCCATCTATCCATTAGCTCTGCATGCAAACTGGTAATGTTGCGACGTGCCAGattttcaaagcacttcatTGTGACTGGTGTCATCATGTGAGTCCTTGGGGCTGCTGATGGTGGGCTTTTTTGGCAGCGGAACAATTGTGGCCTTGGGTCCAGCCACCTCGAAGTGACCAAAGCAGTGATTTAGTTCTTCAGGGAGTGTGCCGTTGccctctgttgccatggtgttCTTTTGCTTCTAGTGGGTAAAATAttccattcatttaaaacaattcATGCTGAGAATTCAAATTTGATGTGGTAGTTCCATTCTGTCACTATTTAATAAACCAGTTTAGAGAAAAAATACATTGATTTGCTGTGCCCATTTTTTAATTCAGGGTTTGTGTCTATGGTGGCATGATGCATGTAGAGTTAGTTAGTTGGTTGGTTGATTTGCCAGAATGGCTTTAAATGACTGGGCCTGACGTGTGGGAATTTGCATTGAGTTGCCCCTCCCATCACAATCCTCCTTGTGCAAGCCATACAATTAGTTTTAGTTTTCGACGCTGCTTTATTATACACATTGCACATTAATGTGTTatttgaaccaaaaaaaaaataaaaatataaaaatgaaagataTTTAGTTTACATAATTGATTTCCAGcacctcctctgttttttaaatgctgaacgtgctttggggtaataaataagaaattggTGTTTGGCTTTATTGTACCAGCATGCTTCTATACTTATAAACCGAGCTTACAGACAGTGTGTATGTAGAAAATAGGATGTCTGAACACAATTATACATGTTTTCTTTACAATGGCTTTTGGACAGCAGAATTGGCTGCCTTAGCTAATCATGCCAACAGAAGAGAACCCATTAATCTCCTCAAGTTCGTTTTGCAGGTTTAGCGATTAACAGTCTTTCTCGCTCAAGCTCCTTTTCACGCTGCTGTTCTTTTTCCAAGGCTTCCTTCTGTCTCTGTTGCTGGAGTTTTAAAGCTCTTTTCTGTGgacaaaagtgtgaaaaatgaaatgtctctTCATGTGGCActcacattctttttttaatgaattttcaAACCTTTAGTTTTGTTGTCCTGTCGTGAAGATTTATCATCTCTTTCCGTATGTTCACTAACTTGTTATGGTAAATTTTGGCTTCTGTGAACTGAATAGAAACAtccacttaaaaaaagaaattaagtcTGTAGTAATCATGACATTCAGACATATACCTACCAGTGAATTTAAATCAAGAAGTGAATTGCACTCTTTAAATTTTGTTATTTCTTGCTCAAGTGTATCAAGTAAAATCACTTGattttgcctaaaaaaaaaaaataaaaaaaaaaagtaggacaCCAGTTGGATGTTAGAATTATGATGCTCTCACACTCACTATCCTTGACCGCTTATTCTTGTTACCGACGTGGCTGTCCGAGCCCATCCAGAGACTCAGGGCAGGGACCACAGAGCACCCACACCTATgatcaatttagagtcaccaattcaccaagTGTACAGGCCTTTACATGGCGGGTGGAAACCGGAGAACACCGCACCATCACTGGGATCCAACATGcaagctccacacacacacacacacacacacacacaaggtccgagccacAAGGATTCGCACTcacaactgcagcacagcacacggtgacacaacgaaatgtctaatcatcacccttagtgaacagtgggcagccatgacaggctcccggggagcagtgtgtggggacggtgcctttgctcagtggcacctcggcagactgggattcgaacccccagcaaccttctgattacggggccgcttccttaactgctaggccaaccactgccccgaaaagaataaataaataaggggaGATGCAGTCCCCTACTACCAGAAATTATTCAGCcaagattcccacatttggggaatttggGGGGTCAGCACAGCTGGAGTGGCTGAGCCTCACCCTGGATGGACTGCCTTCTTGATCAGAGTATCTCCCCTGCCGAGTAAGTAAAACCTGCATACGTGAGTTCCTGCAGGGTGCGTTTTGAATTTTGCAGGTCTGGCAGATAGTGAGACATCAGTCCATCGGTGAGTTTATCAACTGCTTGTTCGTTGACTAAAGCGACGTCTTCTGGAAGTCTGGATTCATCTGGAACCATACAATGTTCTGTAAATTTTTACTTGGTTATTAATTAAACaacttagaaatattgcaaatacCACACCACTTGACAtctactggtgtgtgtgtgtgtgtgtatgtgtgtgtgtataggtgatTTCCCTGAAAAATACTACAGTTTGGAATCTATGTTAATTATTTCCCATATGGTCTGCTCTGTGACACACAAAGCATCATGGGATGCCCCCTATGCAAAAACAGATAGAAAGACGAAAGTGTGCCAGTCCCCTTCACTGCTCTTCTCAGGAAGAGAGAAGATTCATATTTGAGGTTTTTACAAAaaatcccaacacacacacaacaaacctTGGTTCTGCTTTGACTCACTCCGGGGTAACTCGTCATCTGTGCTAGTTTCTCTCTCCATCTATAACTAATACCACGTTTTCATTTCCCAGACACCTACGGAATTTAACAATGTTTAAAAGAATCAGATTTAACATAAGACACAAATAATTATTGCCATGGAACAAGACAGCAGTGTAAAGTCAGTGGTGAAAAGCGGACTAGAAGGATGCATGCTGGGCTACACCCCTTGATATAATCAGCCTGAATAATTATTTCGGAAATAATTATATCATACTAATACTAACAAACgtaataaattatttgaattattacCTTTCTGAACAAATGAATAGATTGCGTTATACGCCCTCGCCCCTGCTAGTTCTGTAGCAAAGGAAACATCATGTGATTTTCTTCATGTGACCTTTTCACAAGACCTTGCGCGGTGAGAACGACGACTCTCTTGTTTAGTCACGTGGTGTACTTGGTGAATTCTATTGGCCCAAACTGTTTCTAATCACAAAGGAATCTGAAAagtgaacaattaaaaaaataataaataatttggtTCAATACCGTGAGGGAATATCAGTCACGGCATTAGCCTTCGTTTTAAATAGAAGAATTCAAACGTATGAATACTATAGCCGGATCTAAATTTACTACTATAATACTGTAATACAGTTTTGCTTGTAGTATTATTTTTAGACCTTGTGCTTCCATGTATTTCTTTACATATTTTCTCACATCGTAGCGATCACTGCGTCAGAACTGCTACGTCCAACTTGAAGAACGTGAGTGGATGAAGAGTCGTACAGCTCTCTGTACTAAAACGTCTCTTCTTCTCCAAACGTGAAACCAAGCTTGGTTGTACAAATTGCAATAAACGAAAGCAAACTGCCCTCTCTTGTTCCCAGTTTAGCTGGTTAAACAGCTTCCTGTTCGGGATTCTCCCGCTACTGCCTTAGAATGGCGCTGGAAATGGAGAAAAGGTAGCTGTGTATTTCTGCTGATGGTGAGTTTTCCCTTTTTACCACAAAAAAACTACTTGTAAGTTAGCCAGCGCTCGCTGCCTTAGCCGCTTCACTTGTGGTGTCGTCGGGTGGCCTGTTTGTCATGTCTGATGTCAGCACGTCAGATGTGAAGGTTCACAGAGTTGCCTGTAACATGGACATTCAGCCCTGGTGCTTGGTGACGCACGTTCACCACCACCCGGGTCAGGCAGCCCTGACCAGCTGGGAATCGGCGATATGGACAAAGCAGCACCGATATCTATCGCGATATAAATGAACGCAGCACTAAAATAAGATGAAATATACGTTCTCTTTGTGAGTATGGAGTAATGGAGTTTTAAAACAGTGTCAAAACGAATCTTTTCTGTAATTTATAATGTCTGTTACAATATGCATTATAATTCCTGCTTTAAAACTAATGCGTGGGTTTTTTACACAGGTATTTCCACAGGAGAGCGAGTCTGTCCTACAGTGGCAGATGAACACGGATTTTATATTTTACCCCAGTGGCATTTACTGACAACCTATTCATTTTCGAAGTACTTGTTTTTATTGATCTATTTATTTAgcctatttatttgtttatcttTTTAGTCAGGTTATTCTTGCCACTTGACCATGTCAGGGGCGAACATATTGACCAGGGTCAAAAATGTCTTCAAGAGGGAGCCCGAGGACTGGAACCTCAGTGACTCTGCACCTTTTGATTTTTCGGACGATCTTGTGGAGGACGACGTCCCAAAATTCAACAAACTGAAAGTGGTTGTTTCTGGGGAAATGGACGACTATTCAGCCGGGGCCGCATCCAATGGGGTACCAGTAAACACCATGGTTGTGGACGATGACGACCCTCTTTTGGACTCCTCTGGTCTCGGGAGTCCAGGTGTGAACATGGACTCTTGTGAGAGCTGTTtgaagaagaaggagcaggtgaAACGGCGGCGAGTGATGAAGAGGCTCGGCTGTGCTGCggttctttattttctttttatgatcGGTGAACTCATAGGTAAGACACAATTTAAGGTATTATCTTACATTTTTGATGGACACATTTGTTTCCATTGCCAcaagaaaatgtatatttaccaTATATTATTATAGCCCGTATTTTTCAGTTAAAGGGGACTCAATCTATTTGTTCAAGAAAAAGGGGATTAattcctattattattattattactttatgaTTTAATTGCTCATATgtaatgagaatttttttcttcaggtgGCTATGTTGCTAACAGCTTAGCGATCATGACTGATGCACTTCACATGCTGACAGATCTTGTCGGGATTATTGTGTCTCTTCTTGCTCTGTGGCTCTCTGCAAAGGCTCCCACCAACAGATTCACTTTTGGGCTACACCGTCTGGGTACgcttttaattttctttttgtatttggatactatttttttaaataatttaccatagcaaaatattattatatatgttattattaattctatatttttaattgaTCAATTTTTCTAGAGGTTGTGTCTGCTGGGATCAGTGTTCTCCTCATATACATCCTGACCGGGGTTCTTCTTAATGAAGCTGTTCAGAGGACGATTCATCAAGATTTCAGTATCAATGGTGATGTGATGCTCATCACCGCAGCAGTTGGCGTTGCAGTGAATCTAGTGTAAGCAGGCACCGTCAATTTACTCCTCATGCAACCACCTCCTTGTCATAAAAGGAAACACGCTGATTGTAAAATGGCCCATCATGGTGTCCAAAGTTCAAGCCATATTTCAGCTTCTAGTAGCCAGATGAACAGAGCAGTCCAGTTGATGTTGACACTTCCCATCCCCAGATTAGTTTAAGTGCATTTGATCATATCATTATGAACTAGTGTCCTGACCATCTTTGGAATGCTAATATCATTAGCTTTTCATGGTTGTGCGATTATTATTCTGTGTTTTGCCAATATTAAATTACTGAATgtgctttatttacatttttccctTCATCATAGAATGGGATTCCTactaaaccaatcaggacacccacactcccactcccactcccactcccactcccacGGACCAGCACAGCACGGAAGCTTGGCCGTGCGGGCAGCGTTCATCCACGCTTTGGGAGACCTGGTGCAAAGCATTGGCGTGCTTGTAGCAGCTTACATAGTCCGCTTTAAGGTGAATTGTCTTCGTGCTCAGAGTTCATATTCTACGTAGGTCGGAGTTATAATGCACTATCCTGTCCTTGTTGGTGCACACAGAAAGgccattgttgtttttgtctgtctctctagCCCGAGTACAAGCTGGCTGACCCCATATGCACATATGTGTTTTCGGTTCTTGTGCTCTTCACCACTCTGAGAATCATACGGGACACGGGGATCATTGTTCTGGAAGGTAATGGCATGACCAGGAATGGTTATTGTATTTCTGCCAAAGCCTCCTTCTTCTTCCCAGAAAGACACACTACATGTGTATATTTGCATCGTTATAAATTTATGAGGCATTTctaaaacatgcacacagagcTGAAATGTGAAGCCTTGTTATCCGACCTTTTCCTTCTGTCAGGCGTTCCAAGGCACCTGAACGTGACGCGTATCAGGGAGGACCTGCTGAAACTGGAAGACGTTCAGTCGGTGGATGAATTGAACCTGTGGGCGCTCACCACAGACAAAACGGTCGCCACAGTACACTTGCAGCTCTGTAAGTGCTTttgcttttcactttttctttttgaaagttGAAACCAGTCACTTCCACTGTGAGTCCAGGTGAAAAACATATAATTTCGTTTTAGCAACGGGTAATATTACTGGTGTCACGTTCCCCGTGTAGGGGTAGAGAACGTGAATGACAAAGAGAGGGGAATAGGTGGCAGGAAAACACAAGAACACAACCAAAGTGCAATAATAGTgcgtttatttacagtgcacgCAAGTGGAGCAAAACAAACCAAAGAACAGCGCTGAACAACCAACAGGAagaacaatacacacacaaaattgaaCTCAAAATCTCTCCAAGACTCTCCACAACCACAACGACAGAATAATGCCCTCTTTTCTTCCGTGAGCACTATGCCGCCATCTTTGTGAAGGAGGCGTCCTTAAATATGTCCTGTGGATGTCACATTGTAGCATGGGCAGAGCCTCCAATCACCAAGTCTGTcccttctcacacacatacacacacccacacacccccaAAGCAGGGTACATACAACACAAACCACTGGGGACGTAACACTTAATGTGAAATTGTGATTCTCCATTTGCCTAGAGTAGGGTAGCAGCCTCGAGcggtggttcccaacctgggaATTATATAAACAACAAGACGTCCAAAAGATCATCAAAATTCTGTATAAACCTGTATGCTAAACACACTAGAGCTGTAAAACTTGGCCCAAGTCAGGTCGGCTCCGttctcaatttctatcattttagtcgggcTCGTCTGGTTGGCAAACGTGAACTTCCGGTCTGTAGTAGCGATCGTTTCTACATTGTTGTAAAATGTTTCGCATGCtttaaatttagttttattaaatgaaatatttgtttgaTTTGCAAGTTCTCTGCCACCattgtcaggtgatgcgttttaattattgtGAGAGAGATGAAACAAatggtctgtccctgtaactactgattgtaagggcgtctgataaatgccgttaaTGATTGTAAATAAGCCCATTATTACTGAGATTTAAAAAAGTCTAAGCCTCAAAACTGATTAACCATGAGACTTTGTGTTTATTCCCTGAAGAATTAAACTCAACAGATCAGACA contains these protein-coding regions:
- the slc30a4 gene encoding putative proton-coupled zinc antiporter SLC30A4 isoform X1, coding for MSGANILTRVKNVFKREPEDWNLSDSAPFDFSDDLVEDDVPKFNKLKVVVSGEMDDYSAGAASNGVPVNTMVVDDDDPLLDSSGLGSPGVNMDSCESCLKKKEQVKRRRVMKRLGCAAVLYFLFMIGELIGGYVANSLAIMTDALHMLTDLVGIIVSLLALWLSAKAPTNRFTFGLHRLEVVSAGISVLLIYILTGVLLNEAVQRTIHQDFSINGDVMLITAAVGVAVNLVMGFLLNQSGHPHSHSHSHSHSHGPAQHGSLAVRAAFIHALGDLVQSIGVLVAAYIVRFKPEYKLADPICTYVFSVLVLFTTLRIIRDTGIIVLEGVPRHLNVTRIREDLLKLEDVQSVDELNLWALTTDKTVATVHLQLLPNSSSNWEEVQAKARHLLLHSHGISRCTVQLQCFRIRAPNTCTNCQFLSA
- the bloc1s6 gene encoding biogenesis of lysosome-related organelles complex 1 subunit 6, with protein sequence MERETSTDDELPRSESKQNQDESRLPEDVALVNEQAVDKLTDGLMSHYLPDLQNSKRTLQELTQNQVILLDTLEQEITKFKECNSLLDLNSLFTEAKIYHNKLVNIRKEMINLHDRTTKLKKRALKLQQQRQKEALEKEQQREKELERERLLIAKPAKRT
- the slc30a4 gene encoding putative proton-coupled zinc antiporter SLC30A4 isoform X2, which translates into the protein MSGANILTRVKNVFKREPEDWNLSDSAPFDFSDDLVEDDVPKFNKLKVVVSGEMDDYSAGAASNGVPVNTMVVDDDDPLLDSSGLGSPGVNMDSCESCLKKKEQVKRRRVMKRLGCAAVLYFLFMIGELIGGYVANSLAIMTDALHMLTDLVGIIVSLLALWLSAKAPTNRFTFGLHRLEVVSAGISVLLIYILTGVLLNEAVQRTIHQDFSINGDVMLITAAVGVAVNLVMGFLLNQSGHPHSHSHSHSHSHGPAQHGSLAVRAAFIHALGDLVQSIGVLVAAYIVRFKPEYKLADPICTYVFSVLVLFTTLRIIRDTGIIVLEGVPRHLNVTRIREDLLKLEDVQSVDELNLWALTTDKTVATVHLQLLHASGAKQTKEQR